In a genomic window of Halobiforma lacisalsi AJ5:
- a CDS encoding ABC transporter permease, giving the protein MGLLRYTTYRFAQAIPVLIGISILTFVLANLTPGDPVRLMLQGVEADQEMIEQIEAQYGLDRPLYERYLDYMAGLVQGDMGHSFHRNRSVSQLIASRIGPTLLLVLSAYAFALVTSIPLGIIAAKRRNEPFDHVSRIIALIGVSTPSFWIGIMLILIFAVQLGWLPSAGLVYPWWSPETYGHDGYVEHFVETIRHLLLPMIALGTLQMATLMRVERTQMIESLQGEYVKLARAYGVPERTILRKHAFQVAQLPIITIVGLNLSTALGGAVLTEFVFNINGLGRLFYDAIVQLDYQVIMGITMIIATMFVIGVIITDIAYAYIDPRVTYGEAE; this is encoded by the coding sequence ATGGGACTCCTTCGCTACACGACGTACCGGTTCGCTCAGGCGATTCCCGTCCTGATCGGCATCTCCATCCTGACGTTCGTTCTGGCGAATCTGACGCCAGGGGATCCGGTCAGGCTCATGTTACAGGGCGTCGAGGCCGACCAGGAAATGATCGAGCAGATCGAGGCCCAGTACGGGCTCGACAGGCCGCTGTACGAGCGATACCTCGACTACATGGCCGGCCTGGTCCAGGGCGATATGGGTCACAGCTTCCACCGGAATCGATCGGTTTCGCAACTGATCGCCAGCCGGATCGGGCCGACGCTGTTGCTGGTCCTGTCGGCGTACGCGTTCGCCCTCGTCACGTCGATTCCGCTCGGGATCATCGCGGCCAAGCGGCGCAACGAACCGTTCGATCACGTCTCGAGGATCATCGCCCTGATCGGGGTGAGCACCCCCTCGTTCTGGATCGGGATCATGTTGATCCTGATCTTCGCGGTCCAGCTCGGCTGGCTCCCCTCGGCGGGGCTCGTCTACCCCTGGTGGTCGCCCGAAACGTACGGCCACGACGGCTACGTCGAGCACTTCGTCGAGACGATACGCCACCTGCTGTTGCCGATGATCGCGCTGGGAACGCTGCAGATGGCGACGCTGATGCGCGTCGAGCGGACCCAGATGATCGAGTCGCTGCAGGGCGAGTACGTCAAACTCGCTCGAGCATACGGGGTGCCTGAACGGACCATCCTCCGGAAACACGCGTTCCAGGTCGCACAGTTGCCGATCATCACGATCGTCGGTCTGAACCTGTCGACGGCGCTGGGCGGGGCCGTCCTCACCGAGTTCGTCTTCAACATCAACGGGCTGGGACGGCTGTTCTACGACGCGATCGTCCAGTTAGATTACCAGGTCATCATGGGGATCACGATGATCATCGCGACGATGTTCGTGATCGGCGTCATCATCACCGACATTGCGTACGCGTACATCGATCCGCGCGTCACCTACGGGGAGGCCGAGTAA
- a CDS encoding ABC transporter ATP-binding protein, which produces MSSEPLLRVENLKTQFFTDAGTVRAVDGISFEVHEGEIVGLVGESGAGKSVASMSLLRLVENPGEIVGGEVTYKGETIFGLEEGPDGELRERDDMLSNEEMRDRIRGNEIAVIFQDPMESLNPVFTVGGQLREFIELNRDLSREEAREEAVDMLREVGIPDPEERYEEYPHQFSGGMRQRVLIAMALACEPNLIIADEPTTALDVTVEGQIIDLVDDLQEKYGTSFIWVTHDLGVVAEICDRVNVMYLGEIVEQAPIDELFYDTKHPYTDALLDSIPRPDRTVGELDPIEGVMPEAISPPSGCRFHPRCPDAREVCRRVHPENRVVDTTESAEPHRAACVKHDAFDVGYDESPPLEKEPQMTSEPDADTEAGVTGPGPGPGTGPGSSSGGGEGSE; this is translated from the coding sequence ATGAGTTCCGAACCACTACTTCGCGTCGAAAACCTCAAGACGCAGTTCTTCACGGACGCCGGTACAGTGCGCGCAGTCGACGGCATCTCCTTCGAGGTCCACGAAGGGGAGATCGTCGGCCTCGTGGGAGAAAGCGGCGCAGGCAAGAGCGTCGCCTCGATGAGCCTGCTCCGACTCGTCGAGAACCCCGGCGAGATCGTCGGCGGAGAGGTCACCTACAAGGGCGAGACCATCTTCGGCCTCGAGGAGGGGCCGGACGGCGAGTTGCGAGAACGCGATGACATGCTCTCGAACGAGGAGATGCGCGACCGCATTCGGGGCAACGAGATCGCGGTCATCTTCCAGGACCCGATGGAGTCGCTGAACCCGGTCTTCACCGTCGGCGGCCAGTTGCGGGAGTTCATCGAACTCAACCGCGACCTCTCGCGGGAGGAAGCCCGCGAGGAGGCGGTCGACATGCTCAGGGAGGTGGGGATTCCCGATCCCGAGGAGCGATACGAGGAGTACCCACACCAGTTCTCCGGCGGGATGCGCCAGCGGGTCCTGATCGCGATGGCGCTTGCCTGCGAGCCGAACCTGATCATCGCCGACGAGCCGACGACCGCGCTCGACGTCACCGTCGAGGGACAGATCATCGATCTCGTGGACGACCTCCAGGAGAAGTACGGGACGAGTTTCATCTGGGTTACCCACGACCTGGGTGTGGTCGCAGAGATCTGTGATCGGGTCAACGTGATGTACCTCGGCGAGATCGTCGAGCAGGCACCGATCGACGAACTGTTTTACGACACGAAACACCCCTACACCGACGCCCTGCTGGACTCGATTCCCCGACCCGACCGAACGGTCGGCGAACTCGATCCGATCGAGGGCGTGATGCCGGAGGCGATCAGCCCGCCCTCCGGCTGTCGGTTCCACCCCCGGTGTCCGGACGCCCGGGAGGTCTGCCGGCGCGTCCACCCGGAAAACAGGGTCGTCGACACGACCGAGAGCGCGGAGCCACACCGCGCCGCCTGCGTCAAACATGACGCGTTCGACGTCGGCTACGACGAGAGCCCGCCGCTCGAGAAGGAACCGCAGATGACCTCGGAGCCGGATGCGGATACGGAGGCGGGCGTGACGGGTCCCGGGCCCGGGCCCGGGACCGGACCCGGCTCGAGCAGCGGCGGAGGTGAGGGCAGTGAGTGA
- a CDS encoding ABC transporter substrate-binding protein has translation MVRQSLQPTRRRVLASGAAVSAAAIAGCIGEDGGDGDGNGDDVADISEFQYDREEPDDGDRSDSLEFLQPAERDEDFDPVISFDSYSMQVANLVFDGLYEWDDQLELEPKIADGMPEEEDDGETYIFEIQEGIEFHNGDEVTASDVAHSFTAPVEEETQNAATYGMIESAEAIDDYSLEVNLEFPYGPFTLSTMAVPVVPEEVRTEDREAFNTDPIGSGPFQFADFQAGEYVELERWDDYWDDPQPYVSEIRFEAAPDDANRIAQVLAGDTDVIDTVPATEWDEVEGADGVRIHGSRSPSYMYLAFNCNEGETTDPDVRRAVGHSFSMREFVNEHLGPAAEPLESPVPPITNESGNWDFPMDEWEGMMPEYDPDQAEQLLADAGVPDDWEPRIIAPEGGPREALAERIGSRLTEIGYGADVQGMSFATLVDTYNTGNVDDYEMYLLGWTGGPDPDVYYYNLFHESQAGVGQGHFYEGQGEFHDNILNARESADQEERRELYISVTEEILEYMPVLPAYSEHNTMAAREEVKDLHAHPSVSYNPRIVSDYQNTWIDE, from the coding sequence ATGGTACGACAGTCACTGCAGCCGACCCGTCGGCGAGTTCTCGCCTCCGGGGCGGCTGTCTCCGCGGCGGCCATCGCAGGGTGCATCGGTGAGGATGGTGGCGACGGCGACGGGAACGGCGACGACGTTGCCGACATTAGCGAATTCCAGTACGATAGGGAAGAGCCGGACGACGGGGACCGGAGCGACTCCCTCGAGTTCCTCCAGCCGGCGGAACGGGACGAGGACTTCGACCCGGTCATCTCCTTCGACTCCTACAGCATGCAGGTCGCGAACCTCGTGTTCGACGGCCTCTACGAGTGGGACGACCAGCTAGAACTCGAGCCGAAGATCGCCGACGGGATGCCCGAAGAGGAAGACGACGGCGAGACGTACATCTTCGAGATCCAGGAGGGTATCGAGTTCCACAACGGCGACGAGGTGACTGCCTCAGACGTCGCACACTCCTTTACGGCTCCGGTGGAGGAGGAGACCCAGAACGCGGCGACCTACGGGATGATCGAGTCGGCCGAGGCGATCGACGACTACTCGCTCGAGGTCAACCTCGAGTTCCCGTACGGGCCGTTCACGCTGTCGACGATGGCCGTCCCGGTCGTTCCGGAAGAGGTCCGCACGGAGGACCGCGAGGCGTTCAACACGGATCCGATCGGGTCCGGGCCGTTCCAGTTCGCGGATTTCCAGGCCGGCGAGTACGTCGAACTCGAGCGGTGGGACGATTACTGGGACGATCCGCAGCCGTACGTCTCGGAGATCCGGTTCGAGGCCGCACCGGACGACGCGAACCGTATCGCGCAGGTACTGGCGGGGGACACCGACGTCATCGACACCGTTCCCGCGACGGAGTGGGACGAAGTCGAGGGCGCGGACGGCGTCCGGATCCACGGAAGCCGCAGTCCGTCGTACATGTACCTCGCGTTCAACTGCAACGAGGGCGAAACGACCGATCCCGACGTCCGGCGTGCGGTCGGCCACTCGTTCTCGATGCGGGAGTTCGTCAACGAGCACCTCGGTCCGGCAGCCGAGCCGCTCGAGAGTCCGGTTCCGCCGATCACGAACGAATCGGGGAACTGGGACTTCCCGATGGACGAGTGGGAGGGAATGATGCCCGAGTACGACCCCGATCAGGCCGAGCAACTGCTCGCGGACGCGGGCGTCCCCGACGACTGGGAGCCACGGATCATCGCGCCGGAAGGCGGTCCGCGGGAGGCCCTGGCCGAGCGCATCGGGTCGCGCCTGACCGAGATCGGCTACGGTGCCGACGTCCAGGGGATGTCGTTCGCGACGCTGGTCGACACGTACAACACCGGGAACGTCGACGACTACGAGATGTACCTGCTGGGCTGGACCGGCGGTCCGGACCCCGACGTCTACTACTACAACCTGTTCCACGAGAGCCAGGCCGGTGTCGGCCAGGGCCACTTCTACGAGGGACAGGGCGAGTTCCACGACAACATCCTGAACGCCCGCGAGAGCGCCGATCAGGAGGAACGACGGGAGTTGTACATCAGCGTTACAGAAGAAATCCTCGAGTACATGCCCGTCCTCCCGGCATATTCCGAGCACAACACGATGGCCGCACGGGAAGAGGTCAAGGACCTCCACGCGCACCCGTCGGTCAGCTACAACCCGCGAATCGTCTCCGACTACCAGAACACCTGGATCGACGAGTAG
- a CDS encoding ABC transporter permease, whose protein sequence is MAVGETQVESGAEPATKETETGWRNTLRKIKRDTTARWGLYVITIVLAITAYTLIDGNLSRLTFGAVSDFTMAETLPIFEHPERLPPPGEAETNLPPAFHADGTMSHPLGTDPNGRDYFTRIVYGAQVSVSVGIAATFLGLLGGTIIGAVAGYYGGWVDDVLMRAIETVYAIPPLILIIVFTVFVSGGSPDVMYAIVGVGLAFIPVFARIIRSEVLSVREMDYIEAARAAGVKDRDIILRHVIPNSFAPVLVYATLQIGVTILIVAGISFLGFGAQPPTPDWGEMLNTSHGYMHSNVWLSIWPGLAIMITIMGFNLFGDGLQDALDPRINE, encoded by the coding sequence ATGGCGGTCGGAGAAACCCAGGTCGAGAGCGGGGCCGAACCGGCCACCAAGGAGACCGAGACCGGCTGGCGAAACACCTTGCGGAAGATCAAGCGGGACACGACCGCGCGATGGGGATTGTACGTCATCACGATCGTGCTTGCCATCACGGCGTACACGCTCATCGACGGGAACCTCTCGCGGCTCACGTTCGGGGCCGTCTCGGATTTCACGATGGCGGAGACGCTCCCGATCTTCGAACACCCCGAGCGGCTGCCGCCGCCGGGCGAGGCGGAGACGAACCTGCCGCCCGCCTTCCACGCCGACGGAACGATGTCGCACCCGCTTGGCACCGATCCCAACGGCCGGGACTACTTCACCCGGATCGTCTACGGGGCCCAGGTGTCGGTCAGCGTCGGCATCGCGGCGACGTTCCTCGGACTGCTCGGCGGGACGATCATCGGTGCCGTCGCCGGCTACTACGGCGGCTGGGTCGACGACGTCCTGATGCGGGCGATCGAGACCGTCTACGCCATCCCGCCGCTGATCCTCATCATCGTGTTCACGGTGTTCGTCAGCGGCGGCAGTCCCGACGTCATGTACGCCATCGTCGGCGTCGGGCTCGCGTTCATCCCGGTGTTCGCCCGGATCATCCGCAGCGAGGTACTGTCGGTCCGCGAGATGGACTACATCGAGGCCGCTCGAGCGGCAGGAGTGAAAGACCGCGACATCATCCTGCGTCACGTCATTCCGAACAGCTTCGCGCCGGTGCTAGTCTACGCGACGCTGCAGATCGGCGTGACGATCCTGATCGTGGCCGGCATCTCGTTCCTGGGCTTTGGCGCACAGCCGCCGACGCCCGACTGGGGCGAGATGCTCAACACCTCACACGGCTACATGCACTCGAACGTCTGGCTCTCGATCTGGCCGGGGCTGGCGATCATGATCACCATCATGGGCTTCAACCTGTTCGGCGACGGCCTGCAGGACGCGCTCGACCCACGTATCAACGAGTAA